From a region of the Macrobrachium nipponense isolate FS-2020 chromosome 3, ASM1510439v2, whole genome shotgun sequence genome:
- the LOC135222140 gene encoding uncharacterized protein LOC135222140, whose translation MAPPAFPYGGSPPQTPTKPTNLHIQTSNHNLHPQSSTQSLLTPLHQQSSTLLFTHNPALTPSTYSHPPALLLTSRPSTTSSTCSLHSRPSTYSHPPALYTHTPPPTVIHPLSTLTPLHLQSSTRSLHSRPSTYSHPPALYTHAPPPTVIHPLSTLTPLHPQSSTLLSTHNPTLTSLHLQSSTRSLHSRPSTYSHPPALYTHAPPPTVIHLLSTLTPLHPQSSTLLSTHNPTHPSTYSHPPALYTHAPPPTVIHLLSTLTPLHLQSSTRSLHSRPLHLQSSTCSLHSRPSTLQSSTRSLHSRPSTYSHPPALYTHAPPPTVIHPLSTLTPLHLQSSTCSLHSRPSTYSHLPALYSRPPLHLQSSTRSLHSRPSTYSHPPALYTHAPPPTVIHPLSTLTPLHLQSSTCSTTLTPLHLQSSTPLSHSRPSTYSHPRLSTLTPLHLQSSTRVSTLTPLHLYSHTNPPLPSTYCHPPALYTHAPPPTVIHPLSTLTPLHLQSSTRSPLHLQSSTRSLHSTPLHYSHPPAALYTHAPPPTVIHLPLSTLTPLHLQSSTCRSLHSRLHLQSSTCRSLHSRPSPPTVIHRRSLHSRPSTYSHPPAALYTHAPPPTVIHLPLSTLTPLHLQSSTCRSLHSRPSTYSHPPAALHSRPSTYSHPPAALYTHAPPPTVIHLPLSTLTPLHLQSSTCRSSTLTPLHLQSSTCRSLHSRPSPTGIHLPLSTLTPLLQHPPAALYTHAPPPTGIHLPLSTLTPSTYRHPPAALYTHAPPPTVIHCRSLHSRPSTYSHPPAALHSRPSTYSHPPAALYTHAPPPTVILLPLSTLTPLHLQSSSCRSLHSRPHHLQSSSCPLSTLTPLHLQSSARSLHSPPPPTVIRPLSTHAPPPTVSARSLHSRPSTYSHPPALYTHAPPPTVIPPLSTLTPLHLQSSTCSLHSRPYIHSRPSTYSHPHALHTHAPPPTVIHPALYTHAPPPTVIHLLSTLSSSTYSHPPLSHSRPSTYSHPPALYTHAPPPTVHPPSPLPTTLHAPPQSLHGLCPTTYSPHYTHNPTLTTLHYNPTLTTLHLHPTLTTLHLQPLHLQPYTHNPTLTTLHSQPYTYKPCTNSHPPVLHPQSSTRSYPHNSPPLVVHLASTYDLTLTGFYLKN comes from the coding sequence atggCCCCCCCAGCCTTCCCGTATGGGGGATCGCCTCCCCAGACGCCCACAAAGCCTACGAACCTCCACATTCAGACTTCCAACCACAACctccacccacagtcatccacccaGTCTCTACTCACACCCCTACACCAACAGTCTTCCACCCTTCTCTTTACCCACAACCCTGCACTCACACCCTCCACCTACAGTCATCCACCCGCTCTCCTACTCACGTCGCGCCCCTCCACTACATCATCCACCTGCTCTCTACACTCACGCCCCTCCACCTACAGTCATCCACCCGCTCTCTACACTCACACCCCTCCACCTACAGTCATCCACCCGCTCTCTACACTCACACCCCTCCACCTACAGTCATCCACCCGCTCTCTACACTCACGCCCCTCCACCTACAGTCATCCACCCGCTCTCTACACTCACGCCCCTCCACCTACAGTCATCCACCCGCTCTCTACACTCACGCCCCTCCACCCACAGTCTTCCACCCTTCTCTCTACCCACAACCCTACACTCACATCCCTCCACCTACAGTCATCCACCCGCTCTCTACACTCACGCCCCTCCACCTACAGTCATCCACCTGCTCTCTACACTCACGCCCCTCCACCTACAGTCATCCACCTGCTCTCTACACTCACGCCCCTCCACCCACAGTCTTCCACCCTTCTCTCTACCCACAACCCTACTCATCCCTCCACCTACAGTCATCCACCCGCTCTCTACACTCACGCCCCTCCACCTACAGTCATCCACCTGCTCTCTACACTCACGCCCCTCCACCTACAGTCATCCACCCGCTCTCTACACTCACGCCCCCTCCACCTACAGTCATCCACATGCTCTCTACACTCACGCCCCTCCACCTTACAGTCATCCACCCGCTCTCTACACTCACGCCCCTCCACCTACAGTCATCCACCCGCTCTCTACACTCACGCCCCTCCACCTACAGTCATCCACCCGCTCTCTACACTCACGCCCCTCCACCTACAGTCATCCACCTGCTCTCTACACTCACGCCCCTCCACCTACAGTCATCTACCCGCTCTCTACTCACGCCCACCCCTCCACCTACAGTCATCCACCCGCTCTCTACACTCACGCCCCTCCACCTACAGTCATCCACCTGCTCTCTACACTCACGCCCCTCCACCTACAGTCATCCACCCGCTCTCTACACTCACGCCCCTCCACCTACAGTCATCCACCTGCTCTACTACACTCACGCCCCTCCACCTACAGTCATCCACCCCGCTCTCACACTCACGCCCCTCCACCTACAGTCATCCACGACTCTCTACACTCACGCCCCTCCACCTACAGTCATCCACCCGCGTCTCTACACTCACGCCCCTCCACCTATACAGTCATACCAACCCGCCTCTCCCCTCCACCTACTGTCATCCACCCGCTCTCTACACTCACGCCCCTCCACCTACAGTCATCCACCCGCTCTCTACACTCACGCCCCTCCACCTACAGTCATCCACCCGCTCTCCCCTCCACCTACAGTCATCCACCCGCTCTCTACACTCCACGCCCCTCCACTACAGTCATCCACCTGCCGCTCTCTACACTCACGCCCCTCCACCTACAGTCATCCACCTGCCGCTCTCTACACTCACGCCCCTCCACCTACAGTCATCCACCTGCCGCTCTCTACACTCACGCCTCCACCTACAGTCATCCACCTGCCGCTCTCTACACTCACGCCCCTCCCCACCTACAGTCATCCACCGCCGCTCTCTACACTCACGCCCCTCCACCTACAGTCATCCACCTGCTGCTCTTTACACTCACGCCCCTCCACCTACAGTCATCCACCTGCCGCTCTCTACACTCACGCCCCTCCACCTACAGTCATCCACCTGCCGCTCTCTACACTCACGCCCCTCCACCTACAGTCATCCACCTGCCGCTCTACACTCACGCCCCTCCACCTACAGTCATCCACCTGCCGCTCTCTACACTCACGCCCCTCCACCTACAGTCATCCACCTGCCGCTCTCTACACTCACGCCCCTCCACCTACAGTCATCCACCTGCCGCTCATCTACACTCACGCCCCTCCACCTACAGTCATCCACCTGCCGCTCTCTACACTCACGCCCCTCACCTACAGGCATCCACCTGCCGCTCTCTACACTCACGCCCCTCCTACAGCATCCACCTGCCGCTCTCTACACTCACGCCCCTCCACCTACAGGCATCCACCTGCCGCTCTCTACACTCACGCCCTCCACCTACAGGCATCCACCTGCCGCTCTCTACACTCACGCCCCTCCACCTACAGTCATCCACTGCCGCTCTCTACACTCACGCCCCTCCACCTACAGTCATCCACCTGCCGCTCTACACTCACGCCCCTCCACCTACAGTCATCCTCCTGCCGCTCTCTACACTCACGCCCCTCCACCTACAGTCATCCTCCTGCCGCTCTCTACACTCACGCCCCTCCACCTACAGTCATCCTCCTGCCGCTCTCTACACTCACGCCCCCATCACCTACAGTCATCCTCCTGCCCGCTCTCTACACTCACGCCCCTCCACCTACAGTCATCCGCCCGCTCTCTACACTCGCCCCCTCCACCTACAGTCATCCGCCCGCTCTCTACTCACGCCCCTCCACCTACAGTCTCCGCCCGCTCTCTACACTCACGCCCCTCCACCTACAGTCATCCACCCGCTCTCTACACTCACGCCCCTCCACCTACAGTCATCCCCCCGCTCTCTACACTCACGCCCCTCCACCTACAGTCATCCACCTGCTCTCTACACTCACGCCCCTACATACACTCACGCCCCTCCACCTACAGTCATCCACATGCTCTCCACACTCACGCCCCTCCACCTACAGTCATCCACCCCGCTCTCTACACTCACGCCCCTCCACCTACAGTCATCCACCTGCTCTCTACACTCAGCTCCTCCACCTACAGTCATCCACCGCTCTCACACTCACGCCCCTCCACCTACAGTCATCCACCCGCTCTCTACACTCACGCCCCTCCACCTACAGTCCATCCACCCAGTCCTCTACCCACAACCCTCCACGCCCCCCCACAGTCTCTACATGGTCTCTGTCCCACAACCTACTCTCCCCACTACACTCACAACCCTACACTTACAACCCTACACTACAACCCTACACTCACAACCCTCCACTTACACCCTACACTTACAACCCTACACTTACAACCCCTACACTTACAACCCTACACTCACAACCCTACACTTACAACCCTACACTCACAACCCTACACTTACAAACCATGTACTAACAGTCATCCACCTGTTCTCCACCCACAGTCCTCCACCCGCAGTTATCCTCATAACTCTCCACCCTTAGTcgtccacctggcctctacctacGACCTTACACTTACAGGCTTCTATCTCAAAAACTAA